The Syntrophorhabdaceae bacterium genome includes a region encoding these proteins:
- the mtaB gene encoding tRNA (N(6)-L-threonylcarbamoyladenosine(37)-C(2))-methylthiotransferase MtaB, which yields MKKYFIHTTGCKANQWDSLVASDGLTQAGFTKSDLKGADLIVVNACTLTGGAERDIRRFINRARRENGSALIILAGCHGQVYPERAFGADLVLGHEEKFRIADLLGKAGPIRSDRDLFSLESARIGSLPQGKTRFFLKIQDGCDNFCSYCVVPYARGNPRSRPADEVIKIAKALKQGGVNEIVLTGIEISAYRDHETNMDLKGLLNALIESETPARIRMSSVDPLFIDDEFVDIMAGSDKVMKSLHIPLQSGSDEILKRMGRRYTSAFVKDLIKRLTAKMPRIGIGLDVIAGFPGEDEDRYRETITFVESAPIYYLHVFPFSARIGTRAWAMDEKVPEAQKKRRVGQLRSLDQVKRQAFYRLFIGTDVQIIAEGKVYKGKYMRGYTDNYLPLYLPYEKKLENCLLQVTIEGVEDGLLRARAGPG from the coding sequence GTGAAGAAATACTTTATCCATACCACGGGTTGCAAGGCAAACCAGTGGGATTCCCTGGTAGCCTCTGATGGGCTAACTCAAGCCGGTTTCACAAAAAGTGACTTGAAGGGGGCCGATCTCATCGTGGTCAATGCCTGCACGTTAACCGGTGGCGCTGAACGCGATATCAGGCGTTTCATCAACCGGGCCCGCAGAGAGAACGGGAGTGCGCTGATCATCCTCGCCGGTTGCCACGGCCAGGTTTACCCTGAGCGGGCTTTCGGCGCCGATCTCGTGCTGGGCCACGAGGAGAAGTTTCGTATTGCCGATCTCTTAGGGAAGGCCGGCCCGATCCGGTCGGATCGCGACCTATTTTCTCTTGAGAGCGCGCGTATTGGTAGCCTGCCTCAAGGCAAGACGCGCTTTTTTTTGAAGATTCAGGACGGCTGCGATAATTTCTGCAGCTACTGCGTGGTGCCTTACGCGCGAGGCAACCCGAGAAGCAGGCCTGCTGACGAGGTTATTAAAATCGCGAAGGCCCTCAAGCAGGGTGGCGTCAACGAGATAGTGCTCACCGGCATTGAAATTTCGGCATACCGTGATCATGAGACAAACATGGACTTAAAGGGGCTCTTGAATGCCCTCATTGAAAGCGAGACCCCTGCGCGGATCAGGATGAGCTCTGTGGACCCCCTGTTCATCGATGATGAGTTTGTCGATATCATGGCGGGATCGGACAAGGTGATGAAGAGCCTCCATATTCCCCTCCAGAGCGGCTCTGATGAAATTCTGAAGCGCATGGGCAGACGTTATACCAGCGCCTTCGTGAAAGACCTCATTAAGAGGCTCACGGCGAAGATGCCTCGTATCGGCATTGGCCTCGACGTGATCGCAGGTTTCCCCGGCGAAGATGAAGACCGATATAGGGAAACCATAACATTTGTTGAGTCCGCCCCAATTTACTATCTCCATGTTTTCCCCTTTTCGGCACGGATCGGCACCAGAGCCTGGGCGATGGACGAGAAAGTCCCGGAGGCGCAAAAAAAACGAAGGGTGGGCCAATTGAGAAGCCTTGACCAGGTGAAAAGACAGGCCTTTTACCGCCTCTTCATCGGGACAGATGTGCAGATCATAGCGGAAGGCAAGGTATATAAAGGGAAATATATGCGGGGATACACGGATAATTATCTTCCACTCTATCTCCCTTATGAGAAAAAACTTGAAAATTGTCTTCTTCAGGTTACAATAGAAGGCGTGGAGGACGGCCTGCTTCGGGCTAGGGCAGGCCCCGGCTGA
- a CDS encoding PAS domain-containing sensor histidine kinase has product MPAGDYPVGKNRQKEMSATHMTNVKEEVRAMPKSQAKLEELITVLRQSEAKLQNIVGNAIEGIFQTDREGRLTHANPSFARIHGYDSPAEIKDAIFAKDLFVDPSDHARLIQVLRERGSVQSFEARLKMKNGNIHWVSMNIMVFRDERGKALRYEGTMLDITERKRAEEALTESEERYRIAIENSNDGISILEADICQYANKQYMRMFGFDHPEEIIGKSIKPTIHPEDVAMVTDILERRQRAEPVPSRYEFRGITKKGDMLYVEVSAASITFRGKLFDLIYFRDVTERRRAEESLKKSHRELERLNKAKDKAVHHISHELKTPLAVIQGVIGILRRKFQEASPPALTETLDTLERNTERLLEISRETDEIFRVSQEVEVGMAVNDLDRLLEKIEDLSHVPEAIRTSWEQLKEWTVSHLGAGFQQAEPTDLYTSVELVLEKMSEASLNRHLQLSIHGHKGFFVHVDPSILGSVAWCLIKNAIENTPDRGSIEVTVGRDESGIFLKVADRGIGITEENQGSLLDGLFHTEETDLYSTKKPFAFGAGGKGLELLRIRHYAERYHFNISFESKRCIYIPTDRDICPGDITLCSYCRSANDCKDSGGTTFTVTFPQADAA; this is encoded by the coding sequence ATGCCAGCCGGGGATTACCCGGTGGGCAAGAACCGGCAAAAGGAAATGTCCGCTACCCATATGACGAACGTAAAAGAAGAAGTTCGCGCTATGCCAAAATCTCAAGCCAAGTTGGAAGAACTCATCACCGTTCTCAGGCAAAGCGAAGCCAAATTACAGAATATCGTGGGTAATGCCATTGAAGGGATATTTCAAACCGATCGTGAGGGGCGCTTGACGCACGCCAACCCTTCCTTCGCCCGCATACACGGGTATGATTCCCCTGCCGAGATCAAGGACGCGATTTTTGCCAAAGACCTCTTTGTTGATCCATCGGACCATGCGAGACTCATACAGGTTCTTCGTGAGCGGGGCTCGGTTCAGAGCTTTGAGGCCCGATTGAAGATGAAGAACGGGAACATACACTGGGTCTCTATGAATATCATGGTCTTTCGTGATGAAAGGGGCAAGGCCCTCCGGTATGAAGGCACAATGCTCGATATAACAGAACGCAAGCGCGCCGAAGAAGCCCTCACGGAAAGCGAAGAGAGATACAGGATCGCTATCGAGAATTCGAACGATGGTATCTCAATTCTTGAGGCAGATATATGCCAATACGCAAACAAACAGTATATGAGAATGTTTGGATTTGACCACCCCGAGGAGATCATCGGCAAATCGATAAAGCCTACCATCCATCCTGAGGACGTCGCGATGGTAACCGACATCCTAGAAAGGCGGCAGCGTGCAGAGCCTGTTCCATCAAGATACGAATTCAGGGGTATCACAAAGAAAGGGGATATGCTGTATGTCGAAGTGTCGGCGGCGAGCATCACGTTTCGTGGAAAACTCTTTGATCTTATTTACTTCAGAGACGTGACCGAAAGAAGACGCGCCGAAGAATCACTTAAGAAATCCCATAGGGAACTGGAGCGGCTGAACAAGGCAAAGGATAAGGCGGTACACCACATTTCCCACGAACTCAAAACGCCCCTCGCGGTCATCCAGGGGGTGATCGGTATCTTGCGCCGAAAATTCCAGGAAGCGTCACCGCCCGCGCTCACCGAGACCCTGGATACCCTGGAAAGAAATACGGAACGCCTTCTCGAGATATCCCGGGAAACCGATGAAATCTTCAGAGTCTCGCAGGAGGTTGAGGTAGGAATGGCCGTCAACGACCTTGATCGCCTTCTGGAAAAAATAGAGGACCTGTCCCACGTCCCTGAGGCGATACGGACGAGCTGGGAGCAACTCAAGGAATGGACGGTTAGCCACCTTGGCGCCGGTTTCCAGCAGGCGGAGCCGACAGATCTCTATACATCAGTTGAACTTGTGCTAGAAAAGATGAGTGAGGCCTCGCTTAATCGCCATCTCCAGTTGAGTATACACGGACACAAGGGATTTTTTGTTCATGTGGACCCCTCGATTCTCGGCTCCGTCGCCTGGTGCCTCATCAAGAATGCCATAGAGAATACCCCCGACCGAGGGTCCATTGAAGTGACGGTGGGGCGGGATGAGAGCGGAATCTTCCTCAAGGTGGCAGACCGGGGCATAGGTATCACCGAGGAAAATCAAGGCTCGCTTCTCGATGGTCTCTTTCATACGGAAGAAACCGACCTCTACTCAACCAAGAAGCCTTTCGCATTCGGGGCGGGCGGAAAGGGGCTGGAGCTTCTTCGAATCAGGCATTATGCAGAGCGCTACCACTTCAATATCTCGTTTGAAAGCAAAAGGTGTATATACATACCTACCGATAGAGATATCTGTCCGGGCGACATTACCCTGTGCAGCTACTGCAGGAGTGCCAATGACTGTAAGGATTCCGGGGGGACAACCTTTACCGTGACATTCCCGCAGGCAGATGCGGCGTAA
- a CDS encoding response regulator yields MAESILNGKRILIVDDEPDILAVVEEGILLSCPNCTIDKAANYEKGAQLLDANSYDVVILDIMGVRGFDLLEIAVKRKFRVAMLTGHALNPEALAKSHDMGAMAYIPKDKIGELVPFLEDVLTNDYKTGWKRLMDKLEAYLNARWEKDWKTKTNIAYWY; encoded by the coding sequence ATGGCAGAGTCGATTTTAAACGGTAAAAGGATCCTAATAGTTGATGATGAACCGGACATTCTCGCGGTGGTCGAGGAAGGGATTTTGCTATCCTGTCCTAATTGCACCATCGACAAAGCCGCCAATTACGAGAAGGGAGCTCAACTTCTTGACGCAAACAGCTACGATGTCGTCATACTCGACATTATGGGTGTCAGGGGGTTTGATCTTCTCGAGATTGCCGTCAAACGCAAATTCAGGGTCGCCATGCTCACAGGTCATGCCTTAAATCCTGAAGCCCTTGCCAAATCTCACGATATGGGCGCCATGGCCTATATCCCAAAAGATAAGATTGGCGAATTAGTTCCTTTCCTCGAAGACGTTTTGACGAATGACTACAAGACCGGCTGGAAGCGTCTTATGGACAAATTGGAAGCATACTTGAATGCGCGTTGGGAAAAAGACTGGAAAACCAAAACAAATATCGCATACTGGTATTAA
- a CDS encoding ATP-binding protein has translation MDENGVYTYSSPKVKDILGYEPEEVISKTPSDFMERDEARRIAAIFNNAVKFRNAFAGLENTNISKDGKKVVLETGGVPIFDSSGRFSGYRGIHRDISERKHLESQLRQSQKMEAIGTLAGGIAHDFNNILTSLIGYATLAQMKIGEDSPLKAYVEQILAASRKAADLTQSLLTFSRQQPITPRPIDINGTIRTTEKLLRRLLTEDIELRTSLTDDNAVVLADKSQMDQIFFNLVTNARDAMPQGGTLVIETEVIYMDEDFIRTHGFGEPGSFVSIIVSDTGTGIDRKTKEHIFDPFFTTKEVGKGTGLGLATVYGIVKQHSGYITVHSEPDEGTTFRIYLPKAMLRPNEGEDSALPVIMQGNETILIAEDDEEVRHFIEQVLREYGYGTIEARDGEDAIDKFKQHRNIDLIIIDSVMPKKNGREVYEQMHETNPHVKVLFTSGYTKDVVLDKGIVDGEFDFIAKPLKVDEVLAKIRTMLDR, from the coding sequence GTGGACGAGAACGGCGTATACACATACTCCAGCCCAAAGGTGAAAGACATTCTTGGATACGAGCCCGAAGAGGTGATCAGTAAAACGCCTTCTGATTTTATGGAACGCGACGAGGCAAGACGTATAGCCGCTATTTTCAACAATGCTGTCAAGTTCCGCAATGCTTTTGCAGGGTTGGAAAATACTAATATTTCCAAAGACGGGAAAAAGGTGGTGCTTGAGACGGGCGGCGTGCCCATTTTCGATAGTTCTGGAAGGTTTTCAGGCTACAGGGGCATCCACCGTGACATCTCAGAGCGGAAACACCTCGAATCCCAACTTCGTCAGTCGCAAAAAATGGAGGCTATTGGCACCCTCGCAGGAGGCATCGCCCATGATTTCAACAACATACTCACGAGTCTGATAGGATATGCAACCCTTGCTCAAATGAAGATAGGTGAAGATAGTCCGCTTAAGGCATACGTGGAACAGATCCTCGCCGCTTCCCGGAAGGCTGCCGATCTCACCCAGAGTCTCCTAACATTCAGCAGACAGCAACCCATAACTCCCCGACCTATTGATATCAACGGTACCATACGTACAACGGAAAAATTACTGAGAAGACTCCTGACCGAGGATATCGAGTTGCGCACGTCTCTCACGGACGATAATGCGGTGGTCCTGGCCGATAAATCCCAGATGGATCAGATTTTCTTTAATCTCGTAACCAATGCCAGGGACGCCATGCCCCAGGGTGGAACGCTCGTCATAGAGACGGAGGTTATCTACATGGACGAGGATTTCATCCGGACTCACGGGTTCGGTGAGCCGGGTAGCTTCGTATCGATCATAGTCTCAGACACGGGCACGGGTATAGACCGAAAAACCAAAGAACACATCTTCGATCCCTTTTTTACCACCAAAGAGGTAGGTAAAGGTACGGGCCTTGGTCTCGCTACGGTCTACGGCATTGTAAAGCAGCACAGCGGATATATTACGGTGCACAGCGAACCGGATGAGGGCACAACCTTCCGCATCTATCTCCCCAAAGCGATGTTAAGGCCGAACGAGGGTGAGGATTCGGCGCTCCCCGTTATTATGCAGGGAAACGAGACAATCCTTATCGCTGAGGACGACGAGGAGGTGAGGCACTTCATTGAGCAGGTGCTTCGCGAGTATGGCTACGGGACCATCGAGGCAAGGGATGGAGAGGATGCCATAGACAAATTCAAACAACACCGGAATATCGATCTCATTATCATCGATTCGGTGATGCCGAAAAAGAACGGACGGGAGGTCTACGAACAGATGCATGAGACGAACCCCCACGTCAAAGTCCTTTTCACCAGCGGATACACTAAGGATGTGGTCCTTGACAAGGGGATCGTCGATGGTGAATTTGATTTTATCGCCAAGCCCCTGAAAGTCGATGAGGTTCTTGCAAAAATCCGCACCATGCTCGACCGCTAA
- a CDS encoding cache domain-containing protein yields MRKRRVLFFFALFVLVCVFLFLSLYYEARREAIESLNAEQMLQAKQAARGVEDFFADWTRDLSTFSEMDAIKNIDRTGRGYLESLYRHNTGLIRSFTRLDARGRIIYSAPYDRSIIGKDVSSLKHVREIIQTHQPVTSDVFMSARGYKTIALHVPVWKGGTFQGTLAATFNFEALAKKYLEVIKTGRAGYAWVISRDGTELFCPIPGHVENSVFQNAKDCPSILAMADNMLEKRQGAAVYTCDNVGGQKTDAVRMHAVFMPVSIGRTFWSIVVTSPETEVLSSLAGFRNRLILVGGIFLLGCILISYYGVKAWFVVREEEKRRHTEETLRESEEKFRLLFEKSADPILLLHEGRFIDYNEAAVRFLGSSDKEHLIGLTPAHLSPERQPDGRLSTDKAQEMIATALKSGAHRFEWVHRAPNGQQSWAEVSLTAVPVQGKNIPYTVWRDIGERKRAEEALRESEKRFRSLVETTSDGCGRWTRTAYTHTPAQR; encoded by the coding sequence ATGAGAAAGAGGCGGGTACTATTTTTCTTTGCCTTGTTTGTGCTTGTCTGCGTGTTTCTCTTCCTATCACTCTATTACGAAGCCAGACGTGAAGCCATCGAGAGCCTCAATGCCGAGCAGATGCTCCAGGCTAAACAGGCTGCCCGGGGGGTCGAAGATTTCTTCGCGGACTGGACAAGAGACCTCAGCACATTCTCCGAGATGGATGCTATCAAGAATATCGACAGGACGGGCAGAGGGTACCTGGAAAGCCTTTACAGACACAACACAGGGCTTATCAGGTCTTTCACGAGATTGGATGCAAGAGGCAGGATTATCTACTCGGCGCCGTACGATCGGAGCATAATCGGCAAAGACGTTTCATCGCTCAAGCATGTACGTGAAATCATACAAACTCACCAACCGGTTACGAGCGATGTGTTCATGAGCGCGCGAGGTTATAAGACCATCGCCCTGCATGTGCCCGTATGGAAGGGCGGGACCTTCCAGGGGACGCTGGCTGCGACATTTAATTTTGAAGCGCTCGCAAAGAAATACTTAGAAGTTATAAAGACCGGCAGGGCAGGATACGCCTGGGTAATAAGTCGGGATGGTACAGAACTGTTCTGTCCCATCCCCGGCCACGTGGAAAATTCGGTATTTCAGAATGCCAAAGATTGCCCCTCAATCCTTGCCATGGCCGACAATATGCTCGAAAAACGCCAGGGTGCGGCGGTCTACACCTGTGATAACGTTGGCGGGCAAAAAACAGATGCTGTAAGAATGCATGCCGTATTCATGCCTGTCAGTATAGGTCGCACATTCTGGTCGATTGTGGTTACCTCGCCCGAGACCGAGGTCCTCTCATCCCTTGCGGGTTTCAGGAACAGACTCATTTTGGTCGGCGGCATTTTCCTGCTGGGCTGCATCCTGATTTCGTATTACGGCGTGAAAGCGTGGTTTGTAGTGCGGGAAGAAGAAAAACGGCGGCATACCGAAGAAACGCTCCGAGAAAGCGAGGAGAAATTCAGACTTCTTTTTGAAAAATCGGCTGATCCGATATTGTTACTGCACGAGGGCAGGTTCATCGACTATAATGAAGCGGCTGTGAGGTTTCTTGGGTCTTCAGATAAGGAGCATCTTATCGGATTGACCCCCGCTCACCTCTCTCCGGAAAGGCAGCCCGACGGCCGTCTATCAACCGACAAAGCGCAGGAGATGATCGCAACTGCCTTGAAATCGGGCGCCCATCGTTTCGAGTGGGTACACCGCGCTCCAAACGGCCAACAATCCTGGGCGGAAGTTTCCCTGACGGCGGTCCCCGTTCAAGGAAAGAATATCCCTTACACGGTGTGGCGTGACATCGGCGAGCGCAAGCGCGCAGAAGAAGCTCTGCGCGAAAGTGAGAAACGCTTCCGTTCGCTTGTGGAGACAACGAGCGACGGGTGTGGGAGGTGGACGAGAACGGCGTATACACATACTCCAGCCCAAAGGTGA
- a CDS encoding cupin domain-containing protein — MAENNNTAITAQVQALGDLVAYQEHSVVSREIIHKSSGTMTVFAFDKGEGLSEHTAPFDAAVYLIEGEAEVFIDSHPYVVKSGQMIILPAGRPHALKALTPFKMLLVMIR; from the coding sequence ATGGCGGAGAACAACAATACAGCTATTACGGCTCAGGTGCAGGCCTTGGGAGACCTGGTCGCATACCAGGAACATTCGGTGGTCAGCAGGGAGATCATCCATAAATCTTCGGGGACCATGACGGTTTTCGCCTTCGACAAGGGTGAGGGTCTAAGCGAACACACGGCCCCTTTTGATGCGGCGGTTTATCTCATTGAAGGAGAGGCAGAGGTCTTTATTGACAGCCATCCTTACGTAGTCAAAAGCGGGCAAATGATCATTTTGCCTGCCGGTAGGCCGCACGCGCTCAAAGCGCTCACCCCCTTCAAGATGCTGCTCGTAATGATAAGATAA
- a CDS encoding NIL domain-containing protein: MKKRIILRFKRRTIDKPIVYKLVKDYNLVFNILRATISPRAESMMVMEIEGTEQNYKQGIKYLQDLSIDIEPIEQDIRRDEKRCVHCGVCTGVCAPLALHIADRESMKVEFDYKKCVACELCVKVCPVKAMSVFFDQNGL, encoded by the coding sequence ATGAAAAAAAGGATTATCTTACGTTTCAAGAGAAGGACTATCGACAAACCCATTGTGTATAAACTGGTGAAAGACTATAACCTGGTGTTTAACATCCTCAGGGCCACCATCTCGCCCAGGGCCGAGTCCATGATGGTCATGGAGATAGAAGGCACTGAACAGAACTACAAGCAAGGCATCAAGTACCTGCAAGACCTGAGTATCGATATAGAACCCATAGAACAGGACATACGCAGAGACGAGAAAAGATGTGTCCACTGCGGTGTCTGCACCGGTGTTTGTGCTCCCCTTGCCCTTCACATTGCCGACAGAGAGAGCATGAAAGTGGAATTCGACTACAAGAAATGTGTAGCCTGTGAGCTCTGCGTGAAGGTCTGTCCGGTAAAGGCCATGAGCGTGTTCTTCGACCAGAACGGCCTGTGA
- a CDS encoding UPF0280 family protein, whose translation MYEKRYYRALMRPKDLICYEVRHKETDLFCCTRTDLSAHIKERVFFYRHQLEEYIRIKPAFRDSLSPLSGDPMAPRIVGQMLEASSALGVGPMATVAGAVAEFVGSDIAFLSDAFIIENGGDISMKTDVERIIQVYAKKSPFSEKLGIRLKARSSTYGICTSSATVGPSLSLGNADAVCIVADSALFADGLATCLGNGVKKKDDIAAAIEKGQKFPGVIGILIILGEHLGVWGDIDIVRLQGPKATSKWREGKRSS comes from the coding sequence ATGTACGAGAAACGATACTATCGGGCATTGATGAGACCCAAGGATCTCATCTGCTATGAAGTGCGGCACAAAGAAACAGACCTGTTCTGCTGCACGAGAACGGATTTGAGCGCCCACATAAAGGAAAGAGTATTCTTTTACCGGCATCAGCTTGAGGAATATATCCGCATAAAACCGGCATTTCGTGATAGCTTATCGCCCCTGTCCGGTGATCCGATGGCGCCCCGCATTGTAGGGCAAATGCTTGAAGCCTCATCTGCGCTCGGTGTGGGCCCTATGGCAACGGTGGCTGGGGCTGTGGCCGAGTTTGTCGGCAGTGATATCGCCTTCCTTTCCGACGCGTTTATCATCGAAAACGGGGGCGATATCAGCATGAAAACCGACGTGGAAAGGATCATCCAGGTCTACGCCAAAAAGTCTCCTTTTAGTGAAAAGCTCGGCATCAGGCTCAAGGCGAGAAGTTCGACTTACGGGATTTGCACGTCTTCTGCAACGGTCGGCCCATCATTGAGCCTGGGCAACGCAGACGCGGTCTGTATTGTGGCGGACTCGGCACTCTTCGCAGACGGGCTTGCAACTTGCCTGGGTAATGGTGTAAAAAAGAAGGATGATATAGCCGCCGCCATAGAAAAGGGACAAAAGTTCCCCGGGGTCATCGGCATACTCATTATTCTCGGAGAACACCTGGGCGTATGGGGAGATATTGATATAGTCAGACTGCAAGGGCCGAAAGCCACAAGTAAGTGGCGTGAGGGAAAGAGGTCGTCATGA
- a CDS encoding diguanylate cyclase, which yields MGTDKTFKVIKPHFGSKEGAHETGRQEKTKRKVLEEIEAMRRRLVELERIAGEEALAKADPPFSADGGPHEECAQKEIDRRLELESALEKKERLLHLIFNLSTNFMYLPSDEIDGGIKDVLSIVGQFSDAGRTYVFLFDANGTKVSNTHEWCHHGVTPYAEELQHLPTDDFPWLFERIRNLEIVQVPDVSELPPEAEKEKKEWEREGIQSIICIPIVHGFELIGFFGLDSVAAKKTWPDDMIFLFRMVGEFFAGAFVQRKAEEELRESATRYRTLFEYANDSIFLMKDGNFFDCNSETLRLFKCAREAIIGSSIYEFSPECQPDGRDSKEKIIEKTDTALAGKPQFFEWRFRSGNGTLFDADVSLNKIELGVEILIQAIVRDVTIRKRWEQALRDSEERYRSLFDDSRDAIYITRKDGSFVDMNQSFLDLFGYAREELLRVNAKDAYLSPEDLEAFKKVMKEKGFTKDYEVKLKKRGGEVMDCLVTVMTKQNENRQTIGYQGIIRDITATKKAEETIRHMAYHDALTGLPNRVLFDDRLAMATANAQRHGKAIAVMMLDLDKFKQVNDVLGHKVGDLLLKAVAGRLTRTLRKSDTVARMGGDEFVVILPEMAREYDAGIVAQKIIEVFQQPFKLDSQELSVTTSVGVAIFPQDGKDPEALVKHADIAMYYSKGIGRNKYSFYSDEMTDSVKKA from the coding sequence ATGGGTACAGACAAAACCTTTAAAGTGATCAAACCACACTTCGGTTCCAAAGAGGGAGCGCACGAGACCGGAAGACAAGAAAAGACCAAGCGCAAAGTCCTCGAGGAAATAGAGGCCATGCGTCGGCGCCTTGTGGAGCTGGAGCGTATCGCCGGCGAAGAGGCTCTCGCAAAGGCAGACCCCCCGTTTTCCGCTGATGGTGGGCCTCACGAGGAGTGCGCTCAAAAGGAGATTGATAGACGTCTCGAATTGGAAAGTGCGCTTGAAAAAAAGGAGAGGCTGCTCCATCTTATCTTCAACCTGTCAACCAACTTCATGTATCTTCCCTCTGACGAAATTGACGGCGGGATTAAAGACGTTCTCAGTATTGTCGGGCAATTCTCCGATGCGGGGAGGACATACGTCTTTCTGTTTGACGCGAACGGAACAAAGGTGAGCAATACCCACGAGTGGTGCCATCATGGCGTGACACCATACGCGGAGGAGTTGCAGCACCTGCCGACGGACGACTTCCCTTGGTTGTTTGAGAGGATTCGTAACCTTGAGATCGTGCAGGTGCCGGATGTCTCAGAGCTGCCGCCTGAAGCGGAGAAAGAGAAGAAAGAGTGGGAGCGTGAGGGCATCCAGTCGATCATCTGCATACCAATTGTGCATGGGTTTGAATTAATCGGGTTCTTTGGTCTGGACAGCGTTGCCGCCAAGAAGACCTGGCCGGACGATATGATCTTCCTTTTCAGGATGGTGGGTGAGTTCTTCGCAGGCGCTTTTGTCCAGAGGAAGGCCGAGGAGGAATTGCGAGAAAGCGCAACACGGTACAGAACCCTCTTTGAATACGCCAATGATTCCATCTTTCTCATGAAAGATGGAAATTTCTTTGATTGCAATTCCGAAACGCTGCGGTTGTTTAAGTGCGCCCGAGAAGCCATAATAGGCAGTTCCATCTATGAATTCTCTCCGGAGTGCCAGCCGGACGGCAGGGACTCAAAGGAAAAAATCATTGAGAAGACCGACACGGCGCTCGCCGGCAAACCGCAATTTTTTGAATGGAGATTCCGCTCGGGTAACGGGACCCTGTTTGACGCCGACGTGAGCTTGAATAAGATCGAGTTAGGCGTGGAGATCCTGATTCAGGCGATTGTACGCGACGTGACAATCCGCAAGAGATGGGAACAGGCATTGAGAGACAGCGAAGAGAGGTACCGATCTCTGTTTGATGACTCACGGGACGCCATCTACATTACGAGAAAGGACGGATCATTTGTAGATATGAATCAGTCATTTCTCGACCTGTTTGGATACGCGAGGGAGGAGCTCCTAAGGGTCAATGCGAAAGACGCCTACTTATCACCCGAAGACCTGGAAGCCTTCAAAAAGGTGATGAAAGAAAAGGGTTTCACAAAAGATTATGAGGTGAAACTGAAGAAGCGTGGCGGAGAAGTCATGGATTGCCTCGTTACCGTCATGACAAAGCAGAACGAGAACAGGCAGACGATCGGATATCAGGGCATTATCCGGGATATTACGGCCACGAAGAAAGCCGAAGAGACCATACGACACATGGCATATCACGACGCGTTGACAGGACTTCCCAACAGGGTGCTCTTCGACGACCGTCTGGCTATGGCCACGGCAAATGCTCAGCGGCACGGAAAGGCGATAGCCGTCATGATGCTCGATCTCGACAAATTCAAACAGGTGAACGACGTACTGGGACATAAGGTAGGTGACCTCCTGTTGAAAGCGGTAGCGGGACGGCTGACCAGGACATTGAGAAAGAGTGACACTGTGGCGAGAATGGGCGGGGACGAGTTTGTCGTGATACTGCCCGAGATGGCACGAGAATACGATGCGGGTATCGTTGCCCAAAAGATCATCGAAGTATTTCAGCAGCCTTTTAAGCTGGACTCTCAAGAGCTCTCCGTCACGACGAGCGTCGGTGTGGCCATATTTCCCCAGGACGGAAAGGACCCCGAGGCACTGGTCAAGCACGCCGACATTGCCATGTATTATTCCAAGGGCATAGGCAGAAACAAATATAGTTTCTACAGTGATGAGATGACGGACAGCGTAAAGAAAGCCTGA